In Cottoperca gobio chromosome 1, fCotGob3.1, whole genome shotgun sequence, a genomic segment contains:
- the LOC115006981 gene encoding serine/threonine-protein kinase MARK1-like, with protein sequence MSSRMPLTPVSEREAEQLKTSDNLPEPPAPPTKSSSRHSLPPCRSAVTSIADEQPHVGNYRLLKTIGKGNFAKVKLAKHSLTGREVRTHRRV encoded by the exons ATGTCCAGCAGGATGCCTCTGACCCCGGTGAGCGAGAGAGAAGCCGAGCAG ctAAAGACTTCGGACAACCTTCCCGAGCCTCCGGCCCCACCCACCAAATCATCAAGCCGCCACAGTCTGCCACCATGTCGCAGTGCCGTGACGTCCATCGCAGACGAACAGCCGCATGTCGGCAACTACCGCCTGCTGAAGACCATCGGCAAGGGCAACTTTGCCAAAGTCAAACTGGCCAAACACTCACTGACCGGCCGAGAGGTGAGAACACATCGCAGAGTTTAG
- the LOC115028594 gene encoding LOW QUALITY PROTEIN: E3 ubiquitin-protein ligase TRIM68-like (The sequence of the model RefSeq protein was modified relative to this genomic sequence to represent the inferred CDS: inserted 2 bases in 1 codon), whose translation MATVSFLQSEDQFLCSICLDVFTDPVTTPCGHNFCKNCINAHWNTHYLYLCPMCKKVFNTRPELHVNTFICEMVVQFRESEQQKTSSSSRSEKQVAKXQEKVPCDVCTGTKLKALKSCLVCLTSYCETHLEPHLTASSLKRHQLIDPVENLEDRMCTKHDKPLELFCKTDQTCVCMLCTVLDHKMHDVVPMKEGYEGKKAELGKTEVKVQQMIQKRRLKIQEIKQSVDLSNKDADREVAEGVQVFTALKESVERGLEELINTIKEKQKTTEKQAEAFIKELEQEIYELMKRSKEMEELSRTEDHLQLLQNLPSGRAAPPTKDWTKVRVPPPSYEGTVVRAVAQLEETLSQEMKKLLGEAELKRVQKYAVDVTLDADTAHPYLILSDDEKQVSDGDVKKNLRKNPKRFSKSTSVLGKQSFSSGRFYFEVQVKGKTEWILGVARESINRKEPVPLSPQFGYWTICLRDINEYKALDDSSVRLSLKSQPQKVGVFVDYQEGLVSFYDVDAAALIYSFTGCSFTEKLFPYFCPGLNDGGTNSAPLIISSVRVD comes from the exons ATGGCTACAGTCAGCTTTCTGCAATCTGAAGACCAGTTCCTgtgctccatctgtctggatgtgtTCACTGATCCAGTCACCACACCATGTGGACACAACTTCTGCAAAAACTGCATCAATGCACACTGGAATACTCATTACCTGTACCTGTGTCCGATGTGTAAAAAGGTTTTCAACACAAGACCTGAGCTCCATGTCAACACTTTCATCTGTGAGATGGTTGTTCAGTTCAGAGAGTCAGAGCAACagaaaaccagcagcagcagcaggtcagagaaaCAAGTTGCCAA CCAGGAGAAAGTTCCCTGTGACGTCTGCACTGGAACCAAACTGAAGGCTCTGAAGTCCTGTCTGGTGTGTCTGACCTCCTACTGTGAGACTCACCTGGAGCCTCATCTCACAGCGTCAAGCCTGAAAAGACATCAGCTGATCGACCCTGTGGAGAATCTGGAAGACAGGATGTGTACGAAACACGATAAACCTCTGGAGCTGTTCTGTAAGACCGACCAgacatgtgtctgcatgctctgCACTGTGTTAGACCACAAGATGCATGATGTTGTTCCTATGAAAGAAGGATATGAAGGAAAGAAGGCCGAGCTGGGGAAGACAGAGGTTAAAGTTCAGCAGATGATCCAGAAGAGACGACTGAAGATTCAGGAGATCAAACAGTCAGTCGACCTCAGTAACaaagatgcagacagagaggtggcAGAAGGTGTTCAGGTCTTCACTGCTCTTAAGGAGTCTGTTGAGAGAGGACTGGAGGAGCTCATCAACACGATCaaggagaagcagaaaacaacagaaaaacaggcCGAAGCTTTCATCAAAGAGCTGGAACAGGAAATCTATGAGCTGATGAAGAGAAGCAAGGAGATGGAAGAGCTTTCACGTACTGAAGACCACCTCCAGCTTCTCCAAAACTTACCATCAGGGAGAGCTGCTCCACCCACCAAGGACTGGACAAAGGTCAGGGTCCCCCCACCATCATATGAGGGGACTGTGGTGAGAGCTGTggctcagctggaggagacacTCAGTCAAGAGATGAAGAAGCTGCTTGGTGAAGCTGAGCTGAAGAGGGTCCAGAAGTATGCAGTGGATGTGACTCTTGATGCTGATACAGCACATCCTTATTTAATTCTGTCTGATGATGAGAAACAAGTGAGTGATGGTGATGTGAAGAAGAATCTCAGAAAAAACCCAAAGAGGTTTTCTAAATCTACTAGTGTTTTAGGAAAGCAGAGTTTCTCTTCTGGTAGATTTTACTTTGAGGTTCAAGTTAAAGGGAAGACTGAATGGATCTTAGGAGTGGCCAGAGAGTCGATCAACAGGAAGGAACCTGTCCCACTGAGCCCTCAGTTTGGTTACTGGACTATATGTTTGAGAGATATAAATGAGTACAAAGCTCTTGATGACTCTTCAGTCCgtctctctctgaagtctcaGCCTCAGAAGGTGGGGGTGTTTGTGGATTATCAGGAGGGTCTGGTCTCCTTTTATGACGTAGATGCTGCAGCTCTCATCTACTCCTTTACTGGCTGCTCCTTCACTGAGAAACTCTTCCCGTACTTCTGTCCTGGTCTGAATGATGGTGGTACAAACTCTGCACCTTTAATCATCTCTTCTGTCAGAGTCGACTAA